In Micromonospora ferruginea, the sequence GCTTCCTCGACGCGCCCTGGGCGGACGTGGCGACCGCGCTTCAGGTCTCCACGTTCTCCTACAAGTCGCTCGCCATGGCGGCGCTGCCGCTGATGTCCTCCGGCGGCGCGGTGGTGGGCCTCACCTTCGACGCCACCAAGGCGTGGCCGGTCTACGACTGGATGGGCGTGGCCAAGGCCGGGCTGGAGTCCGCCTCCCGCTACCTGGCGCTGCACCTCGGCAAGCAGGGCATCCGCAGCAACCTGGTCGCGGCCGGCCCGCTGCGCACCATCGCGGCCAAGTCGATCCCCGGCTTCGACCAGTTCGAGGAGGCCTGGACCGAGCGGGCGCCGCTGGGCTGGAACCTCACCGACTCCGAGCCGGCCGCGCGGGCCTGCCTGGCGCTGCTGTCCGACTGGTTCCCGGCCACCACCGGCGAGATCGTCCACGTCGACGGCGGCTACCACGCCCTCGGCGCCTGAGGTGTAAGGCGTTCGTAGGGGCCCCTTCTTAACGCATTCTGCATAGGAAGGGGCCCCGCCTATCATCCGGCGCCGAGGCGTTACCGCCATGAGCCGGGGGCGTCGCACGGGCGTCACGGCGGGCGGGGAAGAATAGGGCCATGGCGTACGACGCGTTGGTGCTGGTCTCCTTCGGTGGCCCGGAACGGCCCGAGGACGTTCTTCCCTTCCTGCAGAACGTGACCCGGGGGCGCGGTGTGCCGCCGGAGCGGCTGGCCGAGGTCGCCGAGCACTACCTGCACTTCGGCGGCGTGTCCCCGATCAACCAGCAGTGCCGCGACCTGCTGGCGGCGATCCGGGCCGACTTCGCCGCCAACGGCGTCGACCTCCCGGTCTACTGGGGCAACCGCAACTGGGACCCGATGCTCGCCGACACCGTGGCGCGGATGCGCGACGACGGGATCACCCGGGCGTTGGCGTTCGTCACCAGCGCCTACGGCGGCTACTCGTCCTGCCGGCAATACCAGGAGGACATCGCCACCGCCCGGGCCGCGGTCGGTCCGGACGCCCCGGTGATCGAGAAGCTGCGCCAGTTCTGGGACCATCCCGGTTTCGTCGAGCCGCACGCCGACGCGGTGCGTGCCGCGCTGGCCCAGCTCGACCCGGCGAAGCGGGACAGCACCCGGCTGGTGTTCACCGCCCACTCGATCCCGGTCTCCGCCGCCGCCACCGCCGGCCCGCACGGCGGCCGCTACACCGCGCAGTTGGAGGAGACCGCCCGCCTGGTGCACGCCGCGGCCGCGCCCGACCTGCCGTACGAGCTGGTGTGGCAGAGCCGGTCCGGCCCGCCGCAGGTGCCGTGGCTGGAGCCGGACGTCAACGACCACCTGACCGCCCTCGCCGAGCAGGGGGTGACCGGCGTGGTGGTCAGCCCGATCGGCTTCGTCTCCGACCACCTGGAGGTGGTCTGGGACCTGGACACCGAGGCCCTGGAGACGGCGAAGCAGCTCGGGCTGGACTTCGTCCGCGCCGGCACCCCGGGCACCGATCCGCGCTTCGTGGCGATGGTCCGGGAGCTGGTGCGGGAGCGCATCGCGGCGGACGGGGAGCGCCGTCGCCTCGGCGAGCTGCCGGCGTGGGACACCTGCCCGGCGCTGTGCTGCGTACCCCCGGCCCGCCGGCCCTGAGCCCGACCGATCACCGACACCCTGGGGACGACACGATGCATGACCGCAAGCCGGTGCAGAGCTGGCTCACCGACATGGACGGCGTGCTGGTGCACGAGGGCCAGCCGGTGCCCGGTGCCCCCGAGTTCGTCCAGAAGCTGCGCGCCTCCGGCAAGCCGTTCCTGGTGCTGACGAACAACTCCATCTACACCCCGCGCGACCTGCAGGCCCGGCTGGCCCGGATGGGGCTGGACGTGCCGGAGGAGGCGATCTGGTCGTCGGCCCTGGCCACCGCCCAGTTCCTCGCCGACCAGCGGCCGGGCGGCACCGCGTACGTGATCGGTGAGGCCGGCCTGACCACGGCCCTGCACGCGGTGGGATACGTGCTCAGCGACTTCGCCCCGGACTACGTGGTGCTGGGGGAGACCCGCACCTACAGCTTCGAGGCGATCACCAAGGCGATCCGGCTGATCGACGACGGCGCCCGGTTCATCTGCACCAACCCGGACGCCACCGGCCCCTCGGTGGAGGGCGCGCTGCCGGCGGCCGGCTCGGTGGCCGCGATGATCTCCAAGGCGACCGGCGTGGAGCCCTACTTCGTCGGCAAGCCCAACCCGATGATGATGCGCTCCGCGTTGAACACCATCGACGCCCACTCGGAGTCCACCGCGATGATCGGCGACCGGATGGACACCGACATCCTCTGCGGGCTGGAGGCCGGGCTGGAGACGATCCTGGTGCTCACCGGCATCAGCAGCCGGGCCGAGGCCGAGCGGTACCCGTACCGTCCGTCCCGGATCGTCGACTCGGTGGCCGACCTGATCGACGAGGTCTGAGCCGGCGGTCTACAGCCGCAGCGGGGCGTTGCAGGCGGCCACCAGGGCCTGCCGGCAGGCGGTGGTCAGCGGCCGCAACGCCGCGTCCCGCTGCTGCGCCTCGTGGGTGTTCACCGCGCCGCCCGGCGCGCTCTCCCCGGCCAGGGCGAGCACCCGGTCCAGCACGGCTGCCCGGGCGAACAGCCGGCGCGACCGCGGGTCGAAGCCGGGCGGCAGGTCGGTGCCGCCGTCGGGGCGGCGCAGCGCGGCGAGCGCGCCGGCCAGCTCTGGTCGCCACTGGGCGACGTCCAGCCGGGTCAGCGCGGCGGTCGTCTCGGCCAGCGCGGCGGCCAGTTCGGCCTCGGCCTCGGCGGCGCCGGGCGTGACCAGCGACGCCTTCGGCGCGTCCGCCGGCAGCGGGTGCACCCGCCAGAGCACGGTCTCCCAGGTCATCCCGGAGCCGGAGGTGTGCGTGCGGACCTCGGGCACCAGCCCGAGCCCGCTGGCGACCACCGCCTCGCCGGCCAGCAGCGCGGCGCCGGCGAACGCGCCGGGGCCGGGCAGCCCGCGCGGGTCGCCGGGCGCGGGCAGCACCAGGCGGATCTCGTCCGGGGAGTGCTTGGCCAGGCTGGGCAGCGCCTCCCGCAGGGACACGTCGGTCCAGGTGCCGGGGGCGTCGGCGACGAGGTGCTCCTCGTCGCCGGCGATGGCGTCGGCGACCTCGTCGAACGGCACGAGCCCGGCGCGCCAGGCGCGCACCCAGGCGACGAACCGGCTCGACCGGCGCGGAGCCAGCGTGGCCGCGCCCGTTGCGGGGGAGGACATGCGGAAAGGGTACGTGGTGGCCGCCGCCGCTGTCTCGGCTGCCGCACCGCTGGCGTGGCCTGCCCCCAACTACCCCCTTCGCACCGGTTCGTGCCGGAGGACGGGGACCCGCCCGGCGCGTCGGCGGGCGACACGCCGGTCGCTGTGGTTAGCGTGATCGTCATGGCGGGGCGATACGACGGGGACGTGCTGGCGGGTGACTGGCGGCGGCGGAAGGTGACGCCCGAGGTCGATGCCGAGCCCGAGCTGGTGGTCGAGGACGCCGACTCCGGCTTCTGCGGCGCGGTGGTCGGGTTCGACTCCGGCGCGGTGGTGCTTGAGGACCGGCACGGGCGCCGGCGCAACTTTCCGCTGCTGCCCGCCGCGTTCCTGCTCGACGGCCGGCCGGTCACGTTGCGCCGCCCGGTTCGCGCTCCGGTTCCCGCCGCCCGCCGGCGCACCGCCTCCGGCTCGATCGCCGTGGACGACGTGCGGGCGCAGGTGGCCAAGGCCAGCCGGATCTGGGTGGAGGGCGTGCACGACGCCGCGCTGGTCGAGCGGATCTGGGGCGACGACCTGCGGATCGAGGGCGTGGTGGTGGAACCGCTCGACGGCATCGACGAGCTGGCCGCCGAGGTGCGCGCGTTCGCCCCCGGCCCGGAGCGGCGGCTCGGCGTGCTGGTCGACCATCTCGTCCCCGGCTCCAAGGAGAGCCGGATCGTGGCCCGGGTGACCTCGCCGCACGTGCTGGTCACCGGGCATCCCTACGTCGACGTGTGGCAGGCCGTGCGGCCGGCGGCGCTGGGCATCGCCGCGTGGCCGGTGGTGCCGCCCGGACGCCCCTGGAAGGAGGGCGTCTGCGCGGCGCTCGGGGTGGCCGAGCCGGCGGACATGTGGCGGCACATCCTGTCCCGGGTGGACAGTTTCGCCGACGTGGAGACGCCGTTGATCAACGCGATGGAGCGGTTGATCGATTTCGTCACCTCGCCCGGGTGAGTGGTTGTTGCGGTTGAGGGCCGGGGGCGACCGTGATCGGCTCCGGGCGGTCAGGCTTGATCCCTGCGCCGATCACGGTCGCCCCCGGCCCCGTCGGGCGCCGGGTTCGCGGGTCGGTTGCCGCCCGGTGAGCGCGTCGCACCCGGACCGGGTCGGCTCGGGCACGCCTCCCGGGCGCCCGCCGGACGGCGAAGTGGACGATCCAGAGCCGATGACGTGTACGTGTCGGGTTACCCGGGCCACCGCCGGCCACCACGCCCCGAGGTCGTCTCGTGTCGTCGCCCCGACTCGCTGATCAAGGAGTTTGCGCGCGTGCGGAGATCAACGCCGACACAAACCCCTTGATCACGGCCTGGAGGGTGGGGGTGTTCGTCGATCATGGAGTTGTGGTGGGTGATGGAACGGGCGTAACGGGGCGGTACGGGCGCCACAAGTCCAAGATCGACGGGGCTGGGCAGGGCGGGGCAGGGCGGGGCTCAGGGAGCCTGGTCAGGGGTGCGGGTGAGGACGAAGGTGGCGATGTCCAGGGCTACCGGGGTGCCGGCGGAATCGCGGACGACGGTGAGGATCTCGCCGTCCTGCGGGCCGGAGCGGCCCCGCCAGCGGTCCGGCCCCTCCGGGGTGAAGCGGAGCGGCGGGCCGCCCACCATCCCGCCCACCAGGTCGCCGGCGGCGTCGACGCGGAACCCGTACTCCACGCCCATCCACCACCAGCGGCCGGTCAGCTCGGTCAGCTCGGCGGCGGGCGGCGCGGCGGCCGGACGCCAGGGCGCGGGCGCGGTCGGCTCGGCGTCCAGCACCCGGGTGAGCACCTCGCGGCCCAGCGCGGAGATGTGGTGCCCGCCGCGCATCCCGTACGAGTTGGCGAAGTCGACCACGGCGGTCCTGGTCGGACGGTGCACCGCCAGGCCGGCGACGTAGCCGGGCATGGAGCCGCCGTGGCCGACGTACACCCGTTCGCCGACCCGGTAGAACTCCACGCCGAGGCCGTGCCCGCCGGTCCACGAGTCCAGGTCGCTGATCGCCACCGGGACGCACATCTCGGTCAGCGTCGCCGGGTCGAGCAGCGCCGGGTCCGGGTCGGCGAGGAACGTCGCCCAGCGGGCCAGGTCCTCGACGGTCGACCAGAGCTGACCGGCGGGCGCCATCGCGCCGCTGTCGGTCAGCGGTTCCTCCCGCAGCGTCTCGTGCCAG encodes:
- a CDS encoding serine hydrolase domain-containing protein — encoded protein: MALLPETARQVDLLVARAQAEGHAPSLALGVVRNGELAHVALAGEHPRPDVDLQYRIGSITKTMTAVLVMQHRDAGRLALDDPLDKHLPGTPVGALTVRQLLGHASGLQREPDGEWWERAAGRDLDTLLAGLTPDKIAYPPHRLYHYSNLAYGLLGAALERIAGAPWADLLTERLLAPLGMRRTTVLPAEPYARGFVVHPWHETLREEPLTDSGAMAPAGQLWSTVEDLARWATFLADPDPALLDPATLTEMCVPVAISDLDSWTGGHGLGVEFYRVGERVYVGHGGSMPGYVAGLAVHRPTRTAVVDFANSYGMRGGHHISALGREVLTRVLDAEPTAPAPWRPAAAPPAAELTELTGRWWWMGVEYGFRVDAAGDLVGGMVGGPPLRFTPEGPDRWRGRSGPQDGEILTVVRDSAGTPVALDIATFVLTRTPDQAP
- a CDS encoding DUF3097 domain-containing protein translates to MAGRYDGDVLAGDWRRRKVTPEVDAEPELVVEDADSGFCGAVVGFDSGAVVLEDRHGRRRNFPLLPAAFLLDGRPVTLRRPVRAPVPAARRRTASGSIAVDDVRAQVAKASRIWVEGVHDAALVERIWGDDLRIEGVVVEPLDGIDELAAEVRAFAPGPERRLGVLVDHLVPGSKESRIVARVTSPHVLVTGHPYVDVWQAVRPAALGIAAWPVVPPGRPWKEGVCAALGVAEPADMWRHILSRVDSFADVETPLINAMERLIDFVTSPG
- a CDS encoding ferrochelatase, encoding MAYDALVLVSFGGPERPEDVLPFLQNVTRGRGVPPERLAEVAEHYLHFGGVSPINQQCRDLLAAIRADFAANGVDLPVYWGNRNWDPMLADTVARMRDDGITRALAFVTSAYGGYSSCRQYQEDIATARAAVGPDAPVIEKLRQFWDHPGFVEPHADAVRAALAQLDPAKRDSTRLVFTAHSIPVSAAATAGPHGGRYTAQLEETARLVHAAAAPDLPYELVWQSRSGPPQVPWLEPDVNDHLTALAEQGVTGVVVSPIGFVSDHLEVVWDLDTEALETAKQLGLDFVRAGTPGTDPRFVAMVRELVRERIAADGERRRLGELPAWDTCPALCCVPPARRP
- the fabI gene encoding enoyl-ACP reductase FabI gives rise to the protein MSGLLAGKRLLVTGVITEASIAFSVAKLAQENGAQVVLTGYGRLSLVERIAKRLPEPAPVIEVDVTNDEHLAGLADRVREHVDGLDGVVHSIGFAPQSCLGGGFLDAPWADVATALQVSTFSYKSLAMAALPLMSSGGAVVGLTFDATKAWPVYDWMGVAKAGLESASRYLALHLGKQGIRSNLVAAGPLRTIAAKSIPGFDQFEEAWTERAPLGWNLTDSEPAARACLALLSDWFPATTGEIVHVDGGYHALGA
- a CDS encoding HAD-IIA family hydrolase, with the protein product MGHLPGAVLRTPGPPALSPTDHRHPGDDTMHDRKPVQSWLTDMDGVLVHEGQPVPGAPEFVQKLRASGKPFLVLTNNSIYTPRDLQARLARMGLDVPEEAIWSSALATAQFLADQRPGGTAYVIGEAGLTTALHAVGYVLSDFAPDYVVLGETRTYSFEAITKAIRLIDDGARFICTNPDATGPSVEGALPAAGSVAAMISKATGVEPYFVGKPNPMMMRSALNTIDAHSESTAMIGDRMDTDILCGLEAGLETILVLTGISSRAEAERYPYRPSRIVDSVADLIDEV